One region of Priestia megaterium genomic DNA includes:
- a CDS encoding response regulator, producing MLAEKILIVDDQYGIRILLTEVLQKEGYTTFQAANGFQAIDITKEQAPDLVLLDMKIPGMDGIEILKRLKQHDETIKVIIMTAYGELDMIQEAKDLGALTHFAKPFDIDEIRKVVREYIPVKSN from the coding sequence ATATTGGCAGAGAAAATTTTAATTGTTGATGATCAGTATGGTATACGTATTTTATTAACGGAAGTGCTGCAAAAAGAAGGCTATACGACATTTCAAGCGGCGAACGGCTTCCAGGCGATTGATATTACAAAAGAGCAAGCACCGGATCTTGTCTTATTAGATATGAAAATTCCAGGAATGGATGGAATCGAAATTTTAAAAAGGTTAAAGCAGCACGATGAAACGATTAAAGTCATCATTATGACCGCTTATGGTGAATTGGATATGATTCAAGAAGCAAAAGATCTAGGAGCGTTAACTCACTTTGCAAAACCTTTTGATATTGATGAAATCCGCAAAGTTGTTAGGGAATATATACCAGTAAAGTCGAATTAA
- a CDS encoding DUF2529 family protein, which translates to MLKIFTTQLSGFFKRIEEQEEFQFEDAARILAQASVGEGFIYIYGVEEMHAVTLEALSSAEPLSQAKPLPLHELDQLTSVDRVLLVSRFSTDHKAVEIAERLKKRDIPFVSIAAVPKEITEPSLTALADAHIDTKLLKPLIPGEDGSRFGFPAMMVALYAYYGLIFTLKEIVEEYE; encoded by the coding sequence ATGCTTAAAATTTTCACAACTCAACTTTCAGGTTTTTTTAAACGAATTGAAGAACAAGAAGAATTCCAATTTGAAGATGCCGCGCGTATTTTAGCACAGGCCTCTGTCGGAGAAGGATTTATCTATATTTATGGTGTAGAAGAAATGCATGCCGTTACACTAGAAGCACTAAGCAGTGCAGAACCTTTAAGTCAGGCAAAGCCTTTGCCTTTACATGAATTGGATCAGCTGACTAGCGTCGATCGCGTACTGCTTGTCTCTCGATTTTCAACAGATCACAAAGCTGTGGAAATAGCTGAACGTTTAAAGAAACGCGATATTCCATTTGTCAGCATTGCTGCTGTCCCTAAAGAAATAACTGAACCTTCTTTAACAGCACTCGCAGATGCTCATATTGATACAAAATTGTTAAAGCCCCTTATTCCTGGAGAAGACGGCTCAAGATTTGGTTTTCCAGCAATGATGGTCGCTTTATACGCGTACTACGGTTTAATTTTTACATTAAAAGAAATCGTAGAAGAATATGAATAA
- the rpoE gene encoding DNA-directed RNA polymerase subunit delta, giving the protein MSLAQYSKTDLKEMSMIEIAYALLEEKTDRQAMSFQEIIAEIKAAAEMSDQELKTRLAQFYTDINIDGRFLTVGDNHWGLRGWYPFDQAEEEVIPVAKPKKKKAKKAVVEEVEDFDDLEEDLDYEDVDDLDEEEDFEDIDELEEDEDDLAEDDFDDLEDDLDDDEEDEEDDYEDEKEK; this is encoded by the coding sequence TTGAGTTTAGCACAGTACTCAAAAACGGATTTAAAAGAAATGTCGATGATTGAGATTGCTTACGCGCTTCTAGAAGAAAAAACAGATCGTCAAGCAATGTCATTCCAAGAAATTATTGCTGAAATTAAAGCAGCAGCGGAAATGTCAGATCAAGAATTAAAAACGAGATTAGCTCAGTTTTATACAGATATTAATATTGATGGTCGCTTTTTAACAGTAGGGGACAACCATTGGGGTCTTCGTGGATGGTATCCTTTTGACCAGGCTGAAGAAGAAGTTATTCCGGTTGCAAAACCTAAAAAGAAAAAAGCGAAAAAAGCTGTTGTTGAAGAAGTTGAAGACTTTGATGATCTAGAAGAAGATTTAGATTATGAAGATGTTGACGATCTAGACGAAGAAGAAGATTTTGAAGACATCGACGAGCTAGAAGAAGATGAAGATGATCTTGCAGAAGACGATTTTGACGATTTAGAAGATGATCTAGACGATGATGAGGAAGATGAAGAAGACGATTATGAGGACGAAAAAGAAAAATAA
- a CDS encoding acyl-CoA dehydrogenase has protein sequence MIFFTSEQHMIKKMVADFSEKEVAAAVPNMEKGEFPRGLLKQMADLGLMGIPVPQTYGGGGLDFVSYMIAIHEISKVSPALGVILSVHTSVGTNPIVVFGTEDQKQKYVKKLATGEYLGAFCLTEPSAGSDAASLKTKAERKGDHYLLNGSKLFITNGGEADTYIVFAKTNPERGSRGMSAFIVEKTIEGFSVGKDEHKMGLHGSRTVQLHFENMQVPVENRLGEEGEGFRIAMANLNAGRIGIAAQAVGIAEGALTAAKNYANERYQFGKPILSQQGIAFKLADMETAVESAKLLMYRAAFLYDQKLPCKKEASMAKLFASQTAMNVAIDAIQVLGGYGYMKDYPVERYFRDAKVCEIYEGTSEIQRIVISSQL, from the coding sequence ATGATCTTTTTTACGTCTGAACAACACATGATTAAAAAGATGGTAGCTGATTTTAGTGAAAAAGAAGTCGCTGCGGCTGTGCCAAACATGGAAAAGGGTGAATTTCCTCGAGGTTTATTAAAGCAGATGGCTGATCTTGGCCTGATGGGCATTCCCGTTCCTCAAACATACGGAGGAGGTGGACTGGACTTTGTGTCGTACATGATTGCCATCCACGAAATATCAAAAGTAAGTCCAGCCCTCGGCGTCATTTTGTCTGTTCATACTTCTGTAGGTACGAATCCTATTGTCGTATTTGGGACGGAAGATCAAAAACAAAAGTATGTAAAAAAACTTGCGACAGGTGAGTATTTAGGTGCTTTTTGCCTAACAGAACCTAGTGCAGGGTCTGATGCCGCAAGCCTAAAAACAAAAGCAGAACGAAAAGGAGACCACTATCTTTTAAATGGGTCAAAGCTTTTCATTACAAACGGGGGAGAAGCGGATACATATATTGTATTTGCTAAAACGAATCCCGAACGCGGGTCGAGAGGGATGAGCGCTTTTATCGTTGAAAAGACGATAGAGGGATTTTCAGTAGGAAAAGATGAACATAAGATGGGTCTTCACGGTTCTCGAACGGTTCAACTGCACTTTGAAAATATGCAGGTGCCTGTAGAAAATCGTCTCGGAGAAGAAGGTGAAGGATTTCGAATTGCTATGGCTAATTTAAATGCTGGAAGAATTGGTATTGCTGCTCAGGCGGTAGGAATTGCTGAAGGTGCGTTAACGGCAGCCAAAAACTATGCAAATGAACGATATCAATTTGGAAAGCCGATTTTATCTCAGCAGGGAATTGCCTTTAAGCTGGCTGATATGGAAACGGCTGTTGAATCAGCGAAGCTTTTAATGTACAGAGCCGCTTTTTTATATGACCAAAAACTTCCTTGCAAAAAAGAAGCCTCAATGGCGAAATTGTTTGCTTCCCAGACGGCTATGAATGTAGCAATCGATGCGATTCAAGTTTTGGGAGGCTATGGTTATATGAAAGATTATCCAGTAGAGAGGTATTTTCGTGACGCCAAAGTGTGCGAAATCTACGAAGGTACAAGCGAAATTCAGCGCATCGTCATTAGCAGTCAACTATAG
- the fsa gene encoding fructose-6-phosphate aldolase — MKFFIDTANLDEIKEAHSLGLLAGVTTNPSLVAKENITFEDRLREITEFVEGSVSAEVIALDAEGMIREGKELAAIAPNITIKVPMTPDGLKAVKEFTSLGIKTNVTLIFSANQALMAARAGATYVSPFLGRLDDIGFNGLDLISDIADIFAIHDIPSEIIAASIRHPMHVTEAAKNGAHIATIPYKVLMQLFKHPLTNAGIDQFLADWEKRNV; from the coding sequence ATGAAGTTTTTTATTGATACGGCTAATTTAGACGAGATTAAGGAAGCGCATTCATTAGGTTTGTTAGCGGGGGTTACAACAAATCCTAGTTTAGTAGCTAAAGAGAACATCACGTTTGAAGATCGTCTTCGTGAAATTACAGAGTTCGTTGAAGGATCTGTAAGTGCAGAAGTGATTGCGCTTGATGCAGAAGGCATGATTCGCGAAGGAAAAGAGCTTGCTGCGATTGCGCCGAATATTACAATCAAGGTACCGATGACTCCAGATGGCTTAAAAGCAGTAAAAGAATTTACTAGTTTAGGTATTAAGACAAACGTTACGCTTATTTTCTCAGCTAACCAAGCGTTAATGGCAGCAAGAGCAGGTGCTACTTACGTATCGCCTTTCTTGGGAAGGTTAGACGATATTGGTTTTAATGGCCTCGATTTAATCTCAGATATTGCAGATATTTTTGCAATTCATGACATTCCATCCGAAATTATTGCAGCATCTATTCGTCATCCGATGCACGTAACAGAAGCTGCAAAAAATGGAGCACATATTGCGACAATTCCTTACAAAGTTTTAATGCAATTGTTCAAACATCCGTTAACAAATGCAGGAATTGACCAATTTTTAGCAGATTGGGAAAAACGAAATGTCTAA
- a CDS encoding acyl-CoA dehydrogenase — protein sequence MFFKLSEEHEMIRKMVRDFAKNEVAPTAAQRDEEERFDRGIFTQMADLGLTGIPWPEQYGGIGSDYLAYCIAVEELSRVCASTGVTLSAHTSLAGWPIYTFGTEEQKQKYLKPMATGEKIGAYGLTEPSAGSDAGGMRTLAVKDGEDYILNGSKIFITNGGEADIYVVFARIDPNEKRTSAFIIEKDMPGFSVGKKEKKLGIRSSPTTEIIFEDCRVPKGNLLGNEGEGFKVAMMTLDGGRNGIAAQAVGIAQGALDAAVAYAKERQQFGKPIISQQGIAFKLADMATSIEAARLLTYQAAWLESQGLPYGKESAMSKLYAGDTAMKVTTEAVQVFGGYGYTKDYPVERFMRDAKITQIYEGTQEIQRLVISRYLAK from the coding sequence ATGTTTTTTAAACTTTCAGAAGAGCACGAAATGATTCGAAAAATGGTGCGAGACTTTGCCAAAAACGAAGTGGCTCCGACAGCTGCACAACGAGATGAAGAAGAGCGTTTTGACAGAGGAATCTTTACGCAAATGGCTGATCTAGGATTAACAGGTATTCCATGGCCAGAGCAATACGGAGGAATCGGCAGTGACTATCTAGCTTATTGCATTGCCGTTGAAGAACTATCTAGAGTATGTGCATCAACAGGCGTTACGTTGTCGGCTCATACTTCTCTTGCCGGCTGGCCAATCTATACATTCGGAACAGAAGAACAAAAACAAAAATACCTGAAACCTATGGCAACGGGTGAGAAAATAGGTGCTTATGGTTTAACGGAACCGAGTGCTGGATCAGACGCAGGAGGAATGAGAACGCTCGCTGTAAAGGACGGAGAAGATTATATTTTAAATGGTTCTAAAATCTTTATTACAAACGGCGGCGAAGCGGATATTTACGTCGTATTTGCTCGCATCGATCCTAATGAAAAACGCACGAGCGCTTTTATTATTGAAAAAGATATGCCGGGATTTTCAGTTGGTAAAAAAGAAAAGAAACTGGGCATTCGCTCTTCACCTACCACAGAAATTATTTTCGAGGACTGCCGTGTTCCAAAAGGAAATTTGCTAGGAAATGAAGGAGAAGGATTTAAAGTTGCCATGATGACGCTAGATGGCGGCCGAAATGGTATTGCAGCGCAGGCGGTAGGAATTGCTCAAGGAGCGTTAGATGCGGCGGTGGCTTATGCAAAGGAACGTCAGCAATTTGGAAAGCCGATTATTTCTCAGCAAGGAATTGCTTTTAAGTTAGCCGACATGGCCACGAGTATAGAAGCTGCCAGACTGTTAACCTATCAAGCTGCTTGGCTCGAGTCTCAAGGGCTGCCATACGGCAAAGAATCAGCCATGTCAAAATTATATGCTGGGGATACAGCAATGAAAGTAACGACAGAAGCTGTTCAAGTATTTGGAGGGTACGGTTATACAAAAGATTATCCAGTAGAACGTTTTATGAGAGATGCAAAAATCACGCAAATTTATGAGGGTACACAAGAAATTCAGCGTCTCGTCATTTCTAGGTATCTTGCTAAATAA
- the icmF gene encoding fused isobutyryl-CoA mutase/GTPase IcmF, with translation MNTSKRPLRFLTASSLFDGHDASINIMRRILQAKGVEVIHLGHNRSVEEIVNASIQEDVQGIAISSYQGGHVEYFKYMYDLLQEQQASHIKIYGGGGGVIIPSEIQELHDYGISKIFSPEDGRKMGLEGMIQFMIDDCYYTNPPALPNDRTLTPANDRLIAQLITCAENEAYEYTKEHAAALEEIRESVIDSETDQKIPVIGITGTGGAGKSSLTDELVRRFIEHIPDIHVAVLSVDPTKQKTGGALLGDRIRMNIAASPRVYMRSLATRSSGHELSAAIRDGIAVVKKAGFDIIIVETSGIGQADAQVKDIANVSLYVMTSEFGAPSQLEKIEMIDYADFIVINKFEKKGSEDAKKQVQRQYQRNHQLFENSLSTMPIYGTIASQFNDGGTNILFEDLVNHLHQTCRTSWHVEKSSERVSEKKYTIIPNDQQQYLQEIVNSVRSYHRNTDVQAQTARKFYQLEGALEEVETETAKQELTQLKEKYQKQLTAESIEKLENWPKLKSQYRQEELITKVRNKEIKTSLQVDTLSGLRIPRVALPKVDEYGEVLRFLYKENVPGVFPYTAGVFPFKRKGEDPKRQFAGEGTPERTNRRFHYLSKDDEAKRLSTAFDSVTLYGENPDPRPDIFGKIGESGVNVCTLDDMKLLYKGFDLCHPSTSVSMTINGPAPILLAMFMNTAISQQVEKKEEELKRPLTEQEYEEVKSGTLKQVRGTVQADILKEDQGQNTCIFSTEFALKMMGDIQQYFIDEKVRNYYSVSISGYHIAEAGANPISQLAFTLANGFTYVEYYLSRGMHIDDFAPNLSFFFSNGLDPEYTVIGRVARRIWAIVMRDKYGANERSQKLKYHIQTSGRSLHAQEINFNDIRTTLQALMALHDNCNSLHTNAYDEAITTPTEESVRRAMAIQLIITKEHGLTKNENPLQGSFIIDELTDLVEEAVLAEFQRLNDRGGVLGAMEMQYQRGKIQDESMEYEMQKHTGALPIIGVNTYINPNEEESSSVDDMQLARASKEEKNHQINQLQKFQQQHEEKREDALKRLKKAATEGENIFKELMETVKVASLGEITRALYECGGQYRRNM, from the coding sequence TTGAATACAAGCAAAAGACCGCTTCGTTTTTTAACCGCTTCTAGCCTGTTTGACGGCCACGACGCGTCTATTAATATTATGAGACGGATTCTTCAAGCCAAGGGGGTAGAAGTCATTCATCTGGGGCATAACCGATCTGTCGAAGAAATTGTTAACGCTTCCATACAAGAGGATGTTCAGGGGATCGCCATTTCTTCTTACCAAGGCGGCCATGTAGAATATTTTAAGTATATGTACGATTTACTCCAAGAACAACAGGCTTCTCATATTAAAATTTATGGCGGCGGCGGCGGGGTAATTATTCCGAGTGAGATTCAAGAGCTTCATGATTACGGCATCTCTAAAATCTTTTCTCCGGAAGATGGACGAAAAATGGGGTTAGAAGGCATGATTCAATTCATGATCGATGATTGTTATTACACAAATCCCCCTGCACTGCCGAATGATCGAACCTTAACGCCGGCTAATGACCGTTTAATTGCCCAGCTTATTACATGTGCTGAAAATGAAGCCTATGAATACACAAAAGAGCATGCAGCCGCTCTTGAAGAAATACGAGAAAGTGTAATCGACAGCGAGACAGATCAAAAAATACCGGTTATTGGAATCACAGGAACAGGAGGAGCGGGGAAAAGTTCGCTTACGGATGAATTAGTAAGAAGGTTTATTGAACATATTCCAGATATTCATGTAGCTGTTTTATCCGTTGATCCAACTAAACAAAAGACCGGAGGAGCGCTTCTTGGGGATCGAATTCGCATGAACATCGCAGCGTCTCCTCGTGTGTATATGAGAAGTTTGGCCACGCGTTCATCTGGACATGAGCTATCGGCGGCCATTCGAGATGGAATTGCCGTCGTGAAAAAAGCGGGCTTCGACATTATCATTGTCGAAACAAGCGGCATAGGGCAAGCTGATGCTCAAGTTAAAGATATTGCAAACGTCTCTCTTTATGTCATGACAAGCGAATTTGGCGCGCCGTCGCAGTTAGAAAAGATTGAAATGATTGATTACGCAGACTTTATTGTCATCAATAAATTTGAAAAAAAAGGTTCCGAAGACGCAAAAAAACAAGTGCAGCGTCAATATCAGCGCAATCATCAGCTGTTTGAAAATAGTCTCTCTACGATGCCAATTTACGGAACAATCGCGAGTCAGTTCAACGACGGGGGAACAAATATTTTATTTGAAGATCTTGTAAATCATCTGCATCAAACATGCCGTACGTCTTGGCACGTAGAAAAATCATCAGAGCGCGTAAGTGAAAAGAAATATACCATCATTCCTAATGATCAACAGCAATATTTACAGGAGATTGTAAACAGCGTTCGCTCTTATCACCGCAATACGGACGTTCAAGCGCAAACAGCGCGTAAATTTTATCAGCTAGAGGGTGCTCTCGAAGAAGTGGAAACAGAAACAGCCAAGCAAGAGCTCACTCAGCTAAAGGAGAAATATCAAAAACAGCTAACGGCCGAATCGATTGAAAAGCTGGAAAACTGGCCTAAATTAAAAAGTCAGTATCGGCAAGAAGAACTTATTACAAAGGTAAGAAATAAAGAAATTAAAACGTCTTTGCAAGTTGATACGCTATCAGGACTGCGTATTCCGCGCGTGGCCCTTCCAAAGGTTGATGAATACGGGGAAGTTCTTCGTTTTCTTTATAAAGAAAACGTGCCAGGTGTATTTCCATACACAGCAGGTGTTTTTCCGTTCAAACGAAAAGGTGAAGATCCTAAGCGTCAATTCGCAGGTGAAGGAACACCAGAACGAACCAATCGCCGCTTTCACTATTTGTCAAAAGATGATGAGGCCAAGCGTTTAAGTACAGCGTTTGATTCTGTAACGCTTTATGGAGAAAATCCGGATCCAAGGCCGGATATCTTCGGGAAAATTGGCGAAAGCGGCGTAAATGTCTGTACGCTTGATGATATGAAACTTTTGTATAAGGGATTTGATCTTTGCCATCCTTCGACTTCCGTTTCGATGACGATTAATGGGCCGGCTCCGATATTATTAGCTATGTTTATGAATACAGCTATCAGCCAGCAGGTAGAAAAGAAAGAAGAAGAATTAAAGCGTCCTTTAACGGAACAGGAATACGAGGAAGTAAAATCGGGTACGTTGAAACAAGTGAGAGGAACCGTTCAAGCGGATATTTTAAAAGAAGATCAAGGCCAAAATACGTGTATTTTTTCCACAGAATTTGCGTTAAAAATGATGGGAGATATTCAGCAGTACTTTATTGACGAGAAAGTGCGCAACTATTATTCTGTGTCTATTTCAGGCTATCATATTGCTGAAGCAGGGGCGAATCCAATTTCTCAGCTCGCGTTTACATTAGCCAACGGTTTTACGTACGTGGAATATTACTTAAGCCGAGGGATGCATATTGATGATTTTGCTCCTAATTTATCGTTTTTCTTTAGTAATGGACTTGACCCTGAATACACGGTTATTGGACGTGTGGCGAGAAGAATATGGGCAATTGTGATGCGTGATAAATACGGCGCAAATGAACGCAGTCAAAAGCTTAAGTATCATATTCAAACATCCGGCCGATCGCTTCATGCACAGGAAATTAATTTTAATGATATACGTACGACGCTGCAAGCCTTAATGGCTCTTCATGACAACTGCAACTCTCTTCATACCAATGCGTATGATGAAGCAATTACAACACCGACAGAGGAATCTGTACGTAGAGCGATGGCCATTCAACTAATCATTACAAAAGAGCATGGACTCACTAAGAATGAAAATCCATTACAGGGCTCTTTTATTATTGATGAACTAACAGACTTGGTAGAAGAAGCGGTATTGGCTGAATTTCAACGCTTAAATGATCGAGGCGGCGTTTTAGGTGCGATGGAAATGCAGTATCAGCGAGGTAAGATTCAAGATGAATCGATGGAATACGAGATGCAAAAACATACGGGAGCTTTACCTATTATAGGAGTAAATACGTATATTAATCCAAATGAAGAGGAAAGTTCCTCAGTTGATGACATGCAGTTGGCCCGCGCATCAAAAGAAGAAAAAAATCATCAAATTAATCAGCTTCAGAAGTTTCAACAGCAGCATGAAGAAAAAAGAGAAGACGCGCTGAAAAGGTTAAAGAAAGCTGCAACAGAAGGAGAGAACATTTTCAAAGAGTTAATGGAGACTGTTAAAGTAGCCAGCTTAGGAGAAATTACGCGAGCTTTATATGAATGCGGTGGGCAATATCGTCGAAATATGTAA
- a CDS encoding CTP synthase, with product MTKYIFVTGGVVSSLGKGITAASLGRLLKNRGLNVTIQKFDPYINVDPGTMSPYQHGEVFVTDDGAETDLDLGHYERFIDINLNRYSNVTTGKVYSTVLKKERRGDYLGGTVQVIPHITNEIKERVFRAGKETNADVVITEIGGTVGDIESLPFLEAIRQIKSDIGRDNVMYIHCTLVPYLKAAGEMKTKPTQHSVKELRSLGIQPNVIVVRTEMPISEDMKDKLALFCDIDPKAVIECADAETLYEIPLSLQEQHLDQITCDHLKLDCKEAEMTEWKALVEKVKGLSNTTKIALVGKYVELQDAYISVVEAMKHAGYAFDADVNIKWVNSEFVTKENVQDLLGDVDGILVPGGFGDRGIEGKIVATQYAREQKVPFLGICLGMQLASVEFARNVLGLEGAHSAEIAPETNYPIIDLLPEQKDVEDLGGTLRLGLYPCKLSEDTLAYEAYQDEVVYERHRHRYEFNNEYRQQMEEKGFIFSGTSPDGRLIEIVELKDHPWFLASQFHPEFTSRPTRPQPLFKEFIRASMESGQNK from the coding sequence ATGACAAAGTATATTTTCGTAACAGGCGGTGTTGTATCATCTCTAGGAAAAGGGATTACAGCAGCTTCTTTAGGCCGTTTATTAAAAAACCGTGGGTTGAACGTAACGATTCAAAAGTTTGATCCATACATTAACGTAGACCCAGGAACAATGAGTCCATACCAACACGGTGAGGTATTCGTAACAGATGACGGCGCGGAAACAGACTTAGACTTAGGTCACTATGAGCGTTTTATCGATATCAACTTAAATCGCTACAGCAATGTAACAACAGGTAAAGTATATTCAACAGTATTGAAAAAAGAGCGTCGCGGTGATTATTTAGGCGGAACAGTTCAGGTTATTCCGCACATCACAAATGAAATTAAAGAACGCGTTTTCCGTGCAGGCAAAGAAACAAACGCAGATGTTGTTATTACTGAAATCGGCGGAACGGTAGGAGATATTGAATCACTTCCTTTCCTAGAGGCTATTCGTCAAATCAAAAGCGATATTGGCCGTGACAACGTTATGTATATTCACTGTACACTTGTGCCATATTTAAAAGCGGCTGGTGAAATGAAAACAAAACCAACACAGCATAGTGTAAAAGAATTACGTAGCTTAGGTATTCAGCCAAACGTGATTGTTGTTCGTACAGAAATGCCAATTTCTGAAGATATGAAAGATAAGCTAGCTTTATTCTGCGACATTGATCCAAAAGCAGTTATTGAGTGTGCAGACGCTGAAACATTATATGAAATCCCACTATCTCTACAAGAGCAGCACTTAGATCAAATCACATGCGATCACTTGAAATTAGATTGCAAAGAGGCAGAAATGACTGAGTGGAAAGCACTTGTTGAGAAAGTAAAAGGACTTTCAAACACAACAAAAATTGCATTAGTTGGTAAGTATGTAGAACTTCAAGATGCTTATATTTCTGTTGTAGAAGCAATGAAACATGCTGGATATGCATTCGATGCAGATGTAAATATCAAGTGGGTAAATTCTGAATTTGTAACAAAAGAAAATGTTCAAGATTTACTTGGTGATGTAGACGGTATCTTAGTTCCAGGTGGATTTGGGGATCGTGGAATCGAAGGTAAAATTGTGGCAACACAATATGCACGTGAGCAAAAAGTTCCATTCTTAGGTATTTGTTTAGGTATGCAGCTAGCATCAGTTGAGTTTGCACGCAATGTATTAGGATTAGAAGGCGCACATTCAGCAGAAATTGCACCTGAAACAAATTATCCAATTATCGACTTATTACCGGAACAAAAAGACGTAGAAGACTTAGGTGGTACATTACGCTTAGGATTATATCCTTGTAAATTGTCTGAAGATACGCTTGCATATGAAGCATATCAAGATGAAGTGGTGTATGAGCGTCATCGTCACCGCTATGAATTTAACAACGAATATCGCCAGCAAATGGAAGAGAAAGGTTTTATCTTCTCTGGTACAAGCCCGGACGGCCGTTTAATTGAAATTGTAGAGCTAAAAGATCACCCATGGTTCTTGGCTTCACAATTCCACCCAGAATTCACGTCTCGTCCAACAAGACCGCAACCATTGTTCAAAGAATTTATTCGCGCATCAATGGAGTCAGGCCAAAACAAATAA
- a CDS encoding class II fructose-bisphosphate aldolase: MPLVSMKEMLITAKEQGYAVGQFNLNNLEFTQAILQAAKEENSPVILGVSEGAARYMGGFKTVVAMVEALIEDYDVQVPVAIHLDHGSSFESCAKAIHAGFTSVMIDASHHPFEENIAITSKVVELAHFHGVSVEAELGTVGGQEDDVIAEGVIYADANECEELVNRTGIDCLAPALGSVHGPYKGEPNLGFAEMKEIGDRTGLPLVLHGGTGIPTKDIQKSVSLGTAKINVNTENQIASAKAVREVLAAQPEQYDPRKYLGPAREAIKETVQGKMREFGSSNKA, from the coding sequence ATGCCTTTAGTATCAATGAAAGAAATGCTTATTACAGCAAAAGAACAAGGCTATGCAGTAGGTCAATTTAACTTAAATAACTTAGAGTTTACTCAAGCTATTCTTCAAGCAGCAAAAGAAGAAAACTCTCCAGTTATTCTTGGTGTATCTGAAGGTGCAGCACGCTACATGGGCGGTTTCAAAACTGTTGTAGCAATGGTTGAAGCTCTAATCGAAGATTACGACGTTCAAGTACCAGTTGCAATTCACTTAGACCACGGTTCAAGCTTTGAATCATGTGCAAAAGCAATCCATGCTGGATTCACTTCTGTAATGATCGATGCTTCTCACCACCCATTTGAAGAAAACATTGCAATTACTTCTAAAGTAGTTGAACTAGCTCACTTCCACGGAGTATCTGTAGAAGCAGAACTAGGAACTGTTGGTGGACAAGAAGACGACGTTATTGCTGAGGGTGTTATCTATGCAGATGCTAACGAGTGTGAAGAACTTGTTAACCGTACAGGTATCGATTGCTTAGCTCCAGCATTAGGATCAGTTCACGGACCATACAAAGGTGAACCAAACCTAGGTTTTGCTGAAATGAAAGAAATCGGAGATCGTACAGGCTTACCATTAGTTCTACACGGTGGAACTGGTATTCCAACAAAAGATATCCAAAAATCAGTTTCTTTAGGTACTGCTAAAATCAACGTAAACACTGAAAACCAAATTGCTTCAGCTAAAGCTGTTCGTGAAGTATTAGCTGCGCAACCTGAACAATATGATCCACGTAAATACTTAGGACCTGCTCGCGAAGCAATCAAAGAAACGGTTCAAGGTAAAATGCGTGAATTCGGTTCTTCTAACAAAGCATAA
- a CDS encoding TetR/AcrR family transcriptional regulator, with translation MKKREVLTSIKDEKLIVERRNQMIKGAVTLFKEKGFHRTTTREIAKAAGFSIGTLYEYIQSKEDVLYLVCDNIYDEVRERLEEMVVDRYTIAELQQAIQHYFKVVDELQDEVLVMYQEAKSLSKDALPYVLKKELDMVEMFKVIIEGCVENNQFALTDKEISLFAHHLFVQGQMWAFRRWWLQKHYSLEEYTNMQLDFLLKNFSFQQLCEGETV, from the coding sequence ATGAAAAAGAGAGAAGTTCTCACATCCATTAAAGATGAAAAGCTGATTGTAGAGCGTCGTAATCAAATGATTAAAGGGGCCGTCACGCTATTTAAGGAAAAAGGTTTTCACCGAACAACAACAAGGGAAATTGCCAAAGCCGCTGGGTTCAGTATCGGTACACTTTACGAATATATTCAATCTAAAGAAGATGTTTTATATCTTGTATGTGACAATATTTACGATGAAGTGAGAGAGCGATTAGAAGAGATGGTAGTGGATCGTTATACAATCGCTGAGCTTCAACAAGCGATTCAGCACTATTTTAAAGTTGTGGATGAGCTTCAAGATGAAGTATTAGTCATGTACCAAGAAGCGAAATCGCTGTCTAAAGATGCGCTTCCATATGTATTAAAAAAAGAGCTGGATATGGTTGAAATGTTTAAGGTTATTATCGAAGGCTGCGTAGAAAACAATCAATTTGCACTTACGGATAAAGAAATTTCGCTGTTTGCTCATCATTTATTTGTTCAAGGTCAGATGTGGGCATTTCGCAGATGGTGGCTGCAAAAGCATTATTCACTAGAAGAATATACAAATATGCAGTTGGATTTTTTACTTAAAAATTTTTCATTTCAACAACTGTGTGAGGGGGAGACAGTTTGA